The proteins below are encoded in one region of Streptomyces marianii:
- a CDS encoding SGM_5486 family transporter-associated protein, producing the protein MPVLDPNPPNGQKKLLLVFGTMIGITVIIGIIASIASP; encoded by the coding sequence ATGCCTGTGCTCGACCCGAACCCCCCGAACGGCCAGAAGAAGCTCCTGCTCGTCTTCGGCACGATGATCGGCATCACCGTGATCATCGGAATCATCGCCTCGATCGCCTCGCCGTGA
- a CDS encoding FadR/GntR family transcriptional regulator: MALTSPRRSALSDQVITELRNQITSGEWPVGSRIPTEPELVELLGVARNTVREAVRALAHNGLLDIRQGSGTYVVATSELAGVMHRRFADADPRHIAELRSTLESSAARLAAERRTEKDLRQLDALLARREEAWESGDAEQFVTADATFHLAVVAASHNDVLTALYADLGDLLRDWLRDDVGRELRPENHMDHGRLLEAIRAHDGGTAAAEAAGYPFQCLRGGA; encoded by the coding sequence ATGGCGCTGACCTCTCCCCGGCGGTCCGCCCTCTCGGACCAGGTCATCACCGAGCTGCGGAACCAGATCACCTCGGGCGAGTGGCCGGTGGGCTCACGGATCCCGACCGAGCCGGAGCTGGTCGAGTTGCTGGGCGTCGCCCGCAACACCGTCCGTGAGGCGGTCCGGGCGCTGGCGCACAACGGGCTGCTGGACATCCGCCAGGGCTCCGGCACCTACGTGGTGGCCACGAGCGAGCTGGCCGGGGTGATGCACCGCAGGTTCGCCGACGCCGATCCGCGCCACATCGCCGAGCTGCGCTCCACGCTGGAGTCCTCGGCGGCGCGGCTCGCAGCGGAGCGGCGCACCGAGAAGGACCTGAGGCAACTGGACGCGCTGCTGGCCCGGCGCGAGGAGGCGTGGGAGTCCGGCGACGCCGAGCAGTTCGTCACCGCCGACGCCACCTTCCATCTGGCCGTGGTCGCGGCCTCCCACAACGACGTGCTGACCGCGCTCTACGCCGACCTGGGCGATCTGCTGCGCGACTGGCTGCGGGACGACGTGGGCCGGGAGCTGCGCCCCGAGAACCACATGGACCACGGCCGGCTCCTCGAGGCGATCCGCGCCCACGACGGCGGTACGGCGGCCGCGGAGGCCGCGGGCTATCCGTTCCAGTGCCTGCGCGGCGGGGCGTGA
- a CDS encoding CynX/NimT family MFS transporter, with product MPDETQTLSPAATAVRTTTDSSASPAGKAPAWVLRLVLAGLVLAALNLRPAITSLGALLEEVQEGLRMSGSVAGVLTAVPPLCFAVFGLTAPRLARRFGPAAVVCAGMVAVTAGLALRPFAGGTAAFLAASALALMGIAVSNVLMPVIVKRWFPDRIGSVTGLYSMALSLGTAVAAAATVPMTQVLGGGWRTGLAVWAALAATAVLPWVPLVRGRGAGTSGTTAAVGLRQEPPSPTATAAPGSGAARVPGRSQYAATAPGPGPATGSPAPAPAGRPARTEPARAGAGRASAPRIARSRTAWALACFFGLQATGAYITMGWMPRIFRDAGVPAGTAGVLLAVTMVMGVPLAFVIPRLAARLRTQGPIVLALGLCGMTGYAGLFLAPAAGAWAWALLLGISNCAFPLALTMIGMRSRTGTGVVRLSAFAQSTGYLISIPGPLLVGVLHQHSGGWGLPLALMAGLTVPQMAAGVLAGRDRTVEDEAGMRH from the coding sequence ATGCCGGACGAGACCCAGACCCTGAGCCCCGCCGCCACGGCGGTCCGTACCACCACCGATTCTTCCGCGTCCCCCGCCGGAAAGGCGCCGGCCTGGGTCCTCCGGCTCGTCCTCGCCGGCCTTGTGCTCGCCGCACTCAACCTCCGGCCCGCCATCACCAGCCTCGGCGCCCTCCTGGAGGAGGTCCAGGAGGGGCTCCGCATGAGCGGCAGCGTGGCCGGTGTGCTCACCGCCGTGCCTCCGCTCTGCTTCGCCGTCTTCGGGCTCACCGCACCCAGGCTGGCCCGCCGCTTCGGGCCCGCCGCGGTCGTCTGCGCCGGCATGGTGGCCGTCACCGCGGGCCTGGCGCTCCGCCCCTTCGCCGGAGGCACCGCGGCGTTCCTCGCCGCCAGCGCGCTGGCCCTCATGGGCATCGCCGTCAGCAACGTGCTGATGCCGGTGATCGTCAAGCGCTGGTTCCCGGACCGCATCGGCAGCGTCACCGGTCTCTACTCCATGGCGCTCTCCCTCGGCACCGCCGTCGCGGCGGCCGCGACCGTGCCCATGACCCAGGTGCTGGGAGGCGGTTGGCGCACCGGTCTGGCGGTCTGGGCCGCGCTCGCGGCCACCGCCGTACTGCCGTGGGTGCCCCTGGTCCGCGGCCGGGGCGCGGGCACCTCCGGCACGACCGCGGCCGTCGGCCTGCGCCAGGAGCCGCCGAGCCCGACCGCGACCGCCGCCCCGGGCAGCGGCGCGGCGCGAGTGCCCGGTCGCAGCCAGTACGCTGCCACCGCGCCGGGCCCGGGCCCCGCCACCGGATCGCCCGCTCCGGCGCCCGCCGGGCGCCCGGCCCGGACCGAGCCCGCCCGCGCCGGAGCCGGCCGGGCGTCCGCGCCGCGCATCGCCCGCAGCCGTACCGCCTGGGCCCTCGCCTGCTTCTTCGGCCTTCAGGCCACCGGCGCGTACATCACCATGGGCTGGATGCCGCGGATCTTCCGCGACGCAGGTGTCCCGGCCGGCACCGCGGGCGTGCTGCTCGCGGTGACCATGGTCATGGGCGTGCCACTCGCCTTCGTGATCCCCCGGCTCGCCGCCCGGCTGAGGACACAGGGCCCGATCGTCCTCGCGCTCGGGCTGTGCGGAATGACCGGCTACGCGGGCCTGTTCCTCGCCCCCGCCGCCGGCGCCTGGGCCTGGGCGCTGCTGCTCGGCATCTCCAACTGCGCCTTCCCCCTCGCGCTCACCATGATCGGCATGCGCTCCCGCACCGGCACCGGGGTCGTCCGGCTGTCGGCCTTCGCCCAGAGCACCGGCTATCTGATCTCCATCCCAGGGCCGCTGCTCGTCGGCGTCCTCCACCAGCACAGCGGTGGCTGGGGCCTGCCGCTGGCGCTGATGGCGGGGCTGACCGTGCCGCAGATGGCGGCCGGTGTCCTCGCGGGCCGGGACCGCACGGTCGAGGACGAAGCCGGGATGCGACACTGA